A window of the Acidovorax sp. YS12 genome harbors these coding sequences:
- a CDS encoding U32 family peptidase, which produces MKLALGPLLYYWPRDTVFSFYQAMAETPVDVVYLGEAVCSRRRELRQSDWIDIARMLRDAGKQPVLSTMTLLESTADVAAMHKIVRDEEFLVEANDMGAVHNLAGQRPFVAGPQLNLFNPDALAWIAGLGARRWVMPLEMRQSDLAVLQQHRPAGLETEVFAYGRMPLAFSARCFTARHYNRPKDDCGFACIEHPDGQLLQTREGEGFLVLNGIQTQSARVHNLLQDVPALRALGVDLLRLSPQSQHMAEVIAAFDAARHAAQPDPTALERMRALMPAAPCNGYWHGKPGLDLIVEPAHA; this is translated from the coding sequence ATGAAACTCGCCCTTGGTCCGCTGCTGTACTACTGGCCGCGCGACACCGTTTTTTCCTTCTACCAGGCCATGGCCGAAACGCCCGTGGACGTGGTCTACCTCGGCGAGGCCGTGTGTTCGCGCCGCCGCGAGCTGCGCCAGAGCGACTGGATCGACATCGCGCGCATGCTCCGGGACGCGGGCAAGCAGCCCGTGCTCTCCACCATGACACTGCTCGAATCCACCGCCGACGTGGCCGCCATGCACAAGATCGTGCGGGACGAGGAGTTCCTTGTCGAAGCCAACGACATGGGCGCCGTGCACAACCTCGCGGGCCAGCGCCCGTTCGTGGCCGGCCCGCAGCTCAACCTGTTCAACCCCGACGCCCTGGCCTGGATAGCCGGCCTGGGCGCGCGCCGCTGGGTCATGCCGCTGGAAATGCGCCAGAGCGACCTGGCGGTGCTGCAGCAGCACCGGCCCGCCGGGCTGGAAACCGAAGTCTTCGCCTACGGCCGCATGCCGCTGGCGTTTTCGGCGCGCTGCTTCACCGCACGCCACTACAACCGGCCCAAGGACGACTGCGGCTTCGCCTGCATCGAGCACCCCGACGGGCAGCTGCTGCAAACGCGCGAGGGCGAGGGCTTTCTGGTGCTCAACGGCATCCAGACCCAGTCGGCGCGCGTGCACAACCTGCTGCAGGACGTGCCCGCGCTGCGCGCCCTGGGCGTGGACCTGCTGCGCCTGTCGCCGCAGTCGCAGCACATGGCCGAGGTCATCGCCGCCTTCGACGCCGCGCGCCACGCCGCGCAGCCCGATCCCACGGCGCTGGAGCGCATGCGCGCGCTCATGCCCGCCGCGCCCTGCAACGGCTACTGGCACGGCAAGCCAGGGCTGGACCTGATCGTCGAACCCGCGCATGCCTGA
- a CDS encoding U32 family peptidase: protein MARSSPGAPDAGAPPPRAPELVCPAGSLPALKAAIDGGADCVYLGLRDATNARNFAGLNFDETAIRNGIAYAHARGRKVLLALNTYPQASNPAPWRAALDKAAAWGIDAVILADPGLMRYAAERHPQLRLHLSVQGSATNHDAINLYHQQFGIQRAVLPRVLSLEQVKQVVQRTPVEIEVFGFGSLCVMVEGRCALSSYATGESPNTHGVCSPAKFVRWQETPQGLESRLNGVLIDRYGNGENAGYPTLCKGRFDVGGESNYYALEEPTSLNTLELLPQLVKMGVRAFKIEGRQRSPAYVAQVTQVWREAIDHCMAQGHLYAPKTAWMASLDQVAEGQQHTLGAYHRPWK from the coding sequence ATGGCAAGGTCAAGCCCTGGCGCCCCCGATGCAGGCGCCCCTCCCCCGCGCGCGCCGGAACTGGTCTGCCCCGCAGGCAGCCTGCCCGCGCTCAAGGCCGCCATCGACGGTGGCGCCGATTGCGTCTACCTCGGCCTGCGCGACGCCACCAACGCGCGCAACTTCGCGGGCCTGAACTTCGACGAAACAGCCATCCGCAACGGCATCGCCTACGCCCATGCGCGCGGCCGCAAGGTGCTGCTGGCGCTCAACACCTACCCGCAGGCCAGCAACCCCGCGCCCTGGCGCGCGGCGCTGGACAAGGCGGCCGCCTGGGGCATCGACGCCGTGATCCTGGCCGACCCGGGCCTTATGCGCTACGCCGCCGAGCGCCACCCGCAGCTGCGCCTGCACCTGTCGGTGCAGGGCTCGGCCACCAACCACGACGCCATCAACCTGTACCACCAGCAGTTCGGCATCCAGCGCGCGGTGCTGCCGCGCGTGCTCTCGCTGGAGCAGGTCAAGCAGGTGGTGCAGCGCACGCCGGTGGAGATCGAGGTGTTCGGCTTCGGCAGCCTGTGCGTGATGGTCGAGGGGCGCTGCGCGCTGTCCTCGTACGCCACGGGCGAGTCGCCCAACACGCACGGCGTGTGCTCGCCGGCCAAGTTCGTGCGCTGGCAGGAAACGCCCCAGGGGCTGGAGTCGCGCCTGAACGGCGTGCTCATCGACCGCTACGGCAACGGCGAGAACGCCGGCTACCCCACGCTGTGCAAGGGCCGCTTCGACGTGGGCGGCGAGAGCAACTACTACGCGCTGGAGGAGCCCACCAGCCTCAACACGCTGGAGCTGCTGCCCCAGCTCGTGAAGATGGGCGTGCGCGCCTTCAAGATCGAGGGCCGCCAGCGCAGCCCCGCCTACGTGGCGCAGGTCACGCAGGTGTGGCGCGAAGCCATCGACCACTGCATGGCGCAGGGCCACCTGTACGCGCCCAAGACCGCCTGGATGGCCAGCCTCGACCAGGTGGCCGAGGGCCAGCAGCACACCTTGGGTGCTTACCACCGTCCCTGGAAATGA
- a CDS encoding MFS transporter: protein MNKNLWLLALCQGLFLTNNVVFIAINGLVGLQLAPYGWMATLPVMGYVVGGALSTGLVARTQRRWGRQASFQIGLAVAVVSALLCAGAAFAHQFWLLCAATVAAGYYSANGQLYRFAAAELAPPAFREKAVSLVLAGGLLGAVAGPNLANHTRNLLAAPFAGAYVALVLVGLLSMLLMAFVRFPSVAQAAGGAASQGRPLGALLREPAFFVATLGAALGYGVMNLLMAATPLAMQVCGYDFADAAFVLEWHVIGMFAPGFFTGHLIKRFGVLAVMGVGVLLNAACVAVALAGAEIAHFTVALTLLGVGWNFLFTGSTTLAMQAYRPEEKDRAQAAINFCVFATMALTSFASGALVTTQGWALLNWGSLLPIGLTGAGLAWLAWRRRTGCSARIER, encoded by the coding sequence ATGAACAAGAACCTCTGGCTGCTGGCCCTGTGCCAAGGGCTTTTCCTCACCAACAACGTCGTCTTCATCGCCATCAACGGCCTGGTCGGGCTGCAGCTCGCCCCCTATGGCTGGATGGCCACGCTGCCCGTCATGGGCTACGTGGTGGGCGGCGCCCTGTCCACCGGGCTGGTGGCGCGCACGCAGCGGCGCTGGGGGCGGCAGGCGTCGTTCCAGATCGGGCTGGCGGTGGCCGTGGTCTCGGCCCTGCTGTGCGCCGGGGCGGCGTTCGCGCACCAGTTCTGGCTGCTGTGCGCCGCCACGGTGGCGGCGGGCTACTACAGCGCCAACGGGCAGCTGTACCGCTTCGCGGCGGCCGAGCTGGCGCCCCCGGCCTTCCGCGAAAAGGCCGTGTCGCTGGTGCTGGCCGGCGGGCTGCTGGGCGCCGTGGCCGGGCCCAACCTGGCCAACCACACGCGCAACCTGCTGGCCGCGCCGTTCGCCGGGGCCTACGTGGCGCTGGTGCTGGTGGGGCTGCTGTCCATGCTGCTGATGGCGTTCGTGCGCTTTCCGTCCGTGGCGCAGGCGGCGGGCGGCGCGGCATCCCAGGGCCGCCCGCTGGGTGCGCTGCTGCGCGAGCCGGCGTTCTTCGTCGCCACGCTGGGCGCCGCCCTGGGCTACGGCGTGATGAACCTGCTGATGGCGGCCACGCCGCTGGCCATGCAGGTGTGCGGCTACGACTTCGCCGACGCGGCGTTCGTGCTGGAGTGGCACGTCATCGGCATGTTCGCGCCGGGCTTCTTCACCGGGCACCTGATCAAGCGCTTCGGCGTGCTGGCGGTGATGGGCGTGGGCGTGCTGCTCAACGCCGCCTGCGTGGCCGTGGCACTGGCGGGGGCGGAGATCGCCCACTTCACCGTGGCGCTGACGCTGCTGGGCGTGGGCTGGAACTTCCTCTTCACCGGCAGCACCACGCTCGCCATGCAGGCTTACCGGCCCGAGGAAAAGGACCGGGCGCAGGCGGCCATCAACTTCTGCGTGTTCGCCACCATGGCGCTGACCTCGTTCGCCTCGGGCGCGCTGGTCACCACGCAGGGCTGGGCGCTGCTCAACTGGGGCTCGCTGCTGCCCATCGGCCTGACGGGCGCCGGGCTCGCCTGGCTGGCGTGGCGCCGGCGCACGGGATGCTCTGCACGAATCGAGCGGTAA
- a CDS encoding diguanylate cyclase produces MCLFDAQDHTVAWNDMFLRYFPEHEGHVFAGEHYRHNLRRFYLSRLEADEIAHIDEYIEAGIARHRHQAQPYVFAHRGRQLLVSSLPLNGVGRLRLWRLHQDVLHDQASTTPPPGSGSPLSLLDRVPNGLTLCDAAGRITWVNAAFAHMYRLRDPQAAVGATLAEVFHAAWLRVDTPDTAACTQGLQTLRDMLRFTGAPFELTLPGPRHCRVVARPGGAGECLYAHLDITELKHQQALLARAEAAARESAALLERESAILQTTLQSLDQGVAMVNAEGRVEFCNQRVFTLLDLPPEVLQNRPHVEDVIRYQREHGEFDGLPPEAIAHFQPADGAPIPPLVVRRRPNGRVLEIRSLPVQGGGMLRTFTDVTERHAHQQHIEYLASHDGLTGLLNRCKFMECMAAEASLARRMQSRFAVLYLDLDGFKPINDTHGHAAGDQVLVHVARTLRHVARASDFVARLGGDEFAVLLRGIDRQEQARALAQRLSGVLAQPWQIQAQEQALQVCIGASIGLAMYPEHGEDPEALLASADRAMYLSKTGQRTGSLARPLPTRGTP; encoded by the coding sequence ATGTGCCTGTTCGATGCGCAGGACCATACGGTGGCGTGGAACGACATGTTCCTGCGCTACTTTCCCGAGCACGAAGGCCATGTCTTCGCGGGTGAGCACTACCGCCACAACCTGCGCCGCTTCTACCTGAGCCGGCTGGAGGCGGACGAGATCGCGCATATCGACGAGTACATCGAGGCAGGCATCGCGCGCCATCGCCACCAGGCCCAGCCCTATGTGTTCGCGCACCGCGGGCGCCAGTTGCTGGTGTCGTCGCTGCCGCTCAACGGCGTGGGGCGCCTGCGCCTGTGGCGCCTGCACCAGGACGTGCTGCACGACCAGGCCAGTACCACGCCGCCGCCGGGCAGCGGCTCCCCGCTGTCGCTGCTCGACCGCGTGCCCAACGGCCTGACGCTGTGCGACGCCGCGGGGCGCATCACCTGGGTGAACGCGGCGTTTGCCCACATGTACCGCCTGCGCGACCCGCAGGCCGCCGTGGGCGCAACCCTGGCGGAAGTGTTCCACGCGGCATGGCTGCGCGTGGACACCCCCGATACCGCCGCCTGCACCCAGGGCCTGCAGACCCTGCGCGACATGCTGCGCTTCACCGGCGCCCCGTTCGAGCTGACGCTGCCCGGGCCGCGCCACTGCCGCGTGGTGGCGCGCCCGGGCGGCGCCGGCGAGTGCCTGTATGCGCATCTGGACATCACCGAGCTCAAGCACCAGCAGGCCCTGCTGGCCCGTGCCGAAGCCGCCGCGCGCGAGAGCGCGGCCCTGCTGGAGCGGGAATCCGCCATCCTTCAGACCACGCTGCAGAGCCTGGACCAGGGCGTGGCCATGGTGAATGCCGAGGGGCGGGTGGAGTTCTGCAACCAGCGCGTCTTCACCTTGCTCGACCTGCCGCCCGAGGTGCTGCAGAACCGCCCCCACGTCGAGGACGTGATCCGCTACCAGCGCGAGCATGGCGAGTTCGATGGCCTGCCGCCCGAGGCCATCGCGCATTTCCAGCCGGCCGATGGAGCGCCCATTCCCCCGCTGGTGGTGCGCCGGCGCCCCAACGGGCGCGTCCTGGAGATACGCAGCCTGCCCGTGCAGGGCGGTGGCATGCTGCGCACCTTCACCGATGTGACCGAGCGCCACGCGCACCAGCAGCACATCGAGTACCTGGCGAGCCACGACGGCCTGACGGGCTTGCTCAACCGCTGCAAGTTCATGGAATGCATGGCGGCCGAAGCGTCCTTGGCGCGGCGCATGCAGTCGCGGTTCGCCGTGCTCTACCTCGATCTCGACGGCTTCAAGCCGATCAACGACACCCATGGGCATGCCGCCGGAGACCAGGTGCTGGTGCACGTGGCGCGGACGCTGCGCCACGTGGCGCGTGCTTCGGACTTCGTGGCGCGGCTGGGAGGCGATGAATTCGCCGTGCTGCTGCGCGGCATCGACCGGCAGGAGCAGGCGCGGGCCCTGGCGCAGCGCCTGTCGGGCGTCCTGGCGCAGCCCTGGCAGATCCAGGCGCAGGAGCAGGCGCTGCAGGTATGCATCGGCGCGTCCATCGGGCTGGCCATGTACCCCGAGCATGGCGAGGACCCCGAGGCGCTGCTGGCCAGCGCCGACCGCGCCATGTACCTGTCCAAGACCGGCCAGCGCACCGGCAGCCTGGCCCGGCCCCTGCCGACGCGCGGCACGCCGTAG
- a CDS encoding IS110 family transposase, which produces MDVIHPLCAGLDVHKQSVVACARIAGPGPLVQEVRTFATTTSGLLELADWLESFGVEHVAMEATGVYWKPVWHVLEGHFELVLANAAHVKNMPGRKTDVNDSMWLADLLAHGLIRASFVPPVAVQELRTLTRTRKQFVRERASHVQRIEKVLEDANIKITSVLSDILGKSGRAVLQALIDGRSDPQRLASYVVGNRLKASRAELVEALSGRVRAHHRFMLKLHLGHIDALDKAIADIEKEVGLGLEPFRQAAKLLSTMPGLSQVSANVVVAEIGIDMSRFATAGHLLSWACLCPRSDESAGKRRSTRLRRGGVWLKTTLVQAAWAAVKVKGSYLQAQFHRIRARRGAKKAIIAVAASMLTAAWHMLKDGTEWHDLGAAHFDRADAEKTANRLIRRLQQIGYTVQVAPA; this is translated from the coding sequence ATGGACGTGATTCATCCGCTCTGTGCGGGACTGGACGTGCACAAGCAAAGCGTAGTGGCTTGCGCACGGATTGCGGGCCCAGGCCCGCTGGTGCAAGAGGTCCGCACCTTTGCCACGACCACCTCGGGCCTGCTGGAGCTGGCCGACTGGCTCGAATCCTTCGGCGTCGAGCACGTCGCCATGGAAGCTACGGGCGTGTACTGGAAGCCGGTGTGGCATGTGCTCGAAGGCCACTTCGAGTTGGTGCTGGCCAATGCCGCGCACGTGAAGAACATGCCCGGGCGCAAGACTGACGTGAACGATTCGATGTGGCTGGCCGATCTGCTGGCTCATGGCTTGATCCGCGCCAGCTTCGTGCCGCCGGTGGCGGTGCAGGAGCTGCGCACCCTGACGCGAACGCGCAAGCAGTTCGTGCGCGAGCGCGCCTCGCACGTGCAGCGCATCGAGAAGGTGCTCGAAGACGCCAACATCAAGATCACCAGCGTCCTGAGCGACATCCTGGGCAAGAGTGGGCGTGCGGTGCTGCAGGCGCTCATTGACGGCCGCAGCGATCCCCAGCGTCTGGCTTCATATGTCGTGGGCAACCGCCTCAAGGCCAGCCGAGCCGAGTTGGTCGAGGCATTGAGCGGGCGCGTGCGTGCCCACCACCGCTTCATGCTCAAGCTGCACCTGGGCCATATCGACGCTCTGGACAAGGCCATTGCCGACATCGAGAAGGAGGTGGGCCTGGGGCTCGAGCCGTTTCGACAAGCCGCCAAGTTGCTGAGCACGATGCCCGGCTTGAGTCAGGTCAGCGCCAACGTGGTGGTCGCCGAGATCGGCATCGACATGTCGCGCTTTGCAACGGCAGGCCACCTGCTGTCATGGGCCTGCCTGTGCCCGCGCAGCGACGAGAGCGCGGGCAAGCGGCGTAGCACACGGCTGCGCCGTGGGGGCGTGTGGCTCAAGACCACCTTGGTGCAGGCCGCATGGGCCGCGGTTAAGGTCAAGGGCAGCTACCTGCAGGCGCAGTTCCACCGCATCCGAGCCCGTCGGGGTGCCAAGAAGGCCATCATCGCCGTGGCCGCTTCCATGCTCACCGCTGCATGGCACATGCTCAAAGATGGCACCGAATGGCATGACCTGGGGGCTGCGCACTTTGACCGCGCTGACGCCGAAAAAACCGCCAACCGGCTCATTCGGCGACTACAACAAATCGGATACACCGTCCAGGTTGCTCCCGCTTGA
- a CDS encoding alpha/beta hydrolase — protein sequence MPDTSDLDALAYTLTAFTASDGENLAVYDWPRPDAPRATVLVVHGLGEHAGRYDALAQRLGAWGCAVRGYDHYGHGESGGPRGGLPWDARLLDDLADIVDATRTHMPPGQPLVLLGHSMGGLVAARFVALGLRPVDALVLSSPALDAGLGRVQKLLLATLPRIAPNLRVGNGLDARYLSHDAAVVRAYLADPLCHDRISARLARFIAEAGPATVARAAHWQVPTLLLWAGADRLVNPAGSRAFAAAAPRGRVQAHCFEPLYHELFNESPELAEPVFERLQHWLAGHV from the coding sequence ATGCCTGACACCTCCGACCTGGACGCCCTCGCCTACACCCTGACCGCCTTCACGGCCAGCGATGGCGAGAACCTTGCCGTGTACGACTGGCCCCGGCCCGACGCGCCGCGCGCCACCGTGCTCGTGGTGCACGGGCTGGGCGAGCACGCCGGGCGCTACGACGCGCTGGCGCAGCGCCTCGGCGCCTGGGGCTGCGCCGTGCGCGGCTACGACCACTACGGGCACGGCGAATCCGGCGGGCCGCGCGGCGGGCTGCCGTGGGACGCCCGCCTGCTCGACGACCTGGCCGACATCGTCGATGCCACGCGCACGCACATGCCCCCGGGCCAGCCGCTGGTGCTGCTGGGCCACAGCATGGGCGGGCTGGTGGCGGCGCGCTTCGTCGCCCTGGGGCTGCGGCCGGTCGATGCGCTGGTGCTGTCCTCGCCAGCGCTCGATGCCGGACTGGGCCGCGTGCAGAAGCTGCTGCTGGCCACGCTGCCGCGCATCGCGCCCAACCTGCGCGTGGGCAACGGGCTGGACGCGCGCTACCTCTCGCACGACGCCGCCGTGGTGCGCGCCTACCTGGCCGATCCGCTGTGCCACGACCGCATCAGCGCCCGGCTGGCGCGCTTCATCGCCGAGGCCGGGCCGGCCACCGTGGCCCGCGCCGCGCACTGGCAGGTGCCCACGCTGCTGCTGTGGGCCGGGGCCGACCGGCTGGTGAATCCGGCGGGCAGCCGCGCCTTTGCCGCCGCCGCGCCCAGGGGGCGCGTGCAGGCGCACTGCTTCGAGCCGCTGTACCACGAGCTGTTCAACGAAAGCCCCGAACTGGCCGAACCCGTGTTCGAGCGGCTGCAGCACTGGCTGGCGGGACACGTCTGA
- a CDS encoding M20 family metallopeptidase: MNARLPTPTLHSADALERIGQVWDAQIVPQLTEYIRIPAKSPMFAPDWAAEGLLDTVVRNAAAWVEAQKVAGLALEIVRLPGRTPVLFFEVAATRAHATQTVLMYGHLDKQPEFEGWRKDLGPWTPQYEDGKLYGRGGADDGYAVYASIAAVQELQRQGVPHPRIVGLIETCEESGSADLLPTIDALRPRLGDVGLVVCLDSGAGNYDQLWLTTSLRGMASGTLKVEILTEGVHSGDASGLVPSSFRILRQVLDRLEDSRTGRLLPEGFHCAVPPERLAQAQATAAILGDAVYRSYPWAHAGCGGASAFALPTTQDPVQALLRRTWEPTLSVTGAEGLPTLRNAGNVLRPYTAFKLSLRLPPLVDAAACVQEMKALLEDNAPYQAKVTWEMEGAANGWNAPDTAPWFAQALDAASLAHFGTGVGYIGQGGTIPLMNMLSQGFPRAQMMVCGVLGPKSNAHGPNEFLHVPYAKKLTAAVAQVIASMPA; this comes from the coding sequence ATGAACGCCCGCCTCCCCACGCCCACCCTGCACAGCGCCGACGCCCTGGAGCGCATCGGCCAGGTGTGGGACGCGCAGATCGTCCCGCAGCTCACCGAGTACATCCGCATCCCCGCCAAGTCGCCCATGTTCGCCCCCGACTGGGCGGCCGAGGGCCTGCTCGACACCGTGGTGCGCAACGCCGCCGCCTGGGTCGAAGCGCAGAAGGTGGCCGGCCTGGCGCTGGAAATCGTGCGCCTGCCGGGACGCACGCCGGTGCTGTTCTTCGAGGTGGCGGCCACGCGGGCCCACGCCACGCAGACGGTGCTGATGTACGGCCACCTCGACAAGCAGCCCGAGTTCGAGGGCTGGCGCAAGGACCTGGGCCCCTGGACGCCCCAGTACGAGGACGGCAAGCTCTACGGCCGGGGCGGCGCCGACGACGGCTACGCCGTCTACGCCAGCATCGCCGCCGTGCAGGAGCTGCAGCGCCAGGGCGTGCCGCACCCGCGCATCGTCGGCCTGATCGAGACCTGCGAGGAAAGCGGCTCCGCCGACCTGCTGCCCACCATCGACGCGCTGCGCCCGCGCCTGGGCGACGTGGGCCTGGTGGTGTGCCTGGACAGCGGCGCCGGCAACTACGACCAGCTCTGGCTCACCACCAGCCTGCGCGGCATGGCCAGCGGCACGCTGAAGGTGGAAATCCTCACCGAGGGCGTGCACTCGGGCGACGCCTCGGGCCTGGTGCCGTCGAGCTTCCGCATCCTGCGCCAGGTGCTCGACCGGCTCGAAGACAGCCGTACCGGCCGCCTGCTGCCCGAGGGCTTCCACTGCGCCGTGCCGCCCGAGCGCCTGGCCCAGGCGCAGGCCACGGCCGCCATCCTGGGCGACGCGGTCTACCGCAGCTACCCCTGGGCGCACGCGGGCTGCGGCGGCGCTTCGGCCTTTGCCCTGCCCACCACGCAGGATCCGGTGCAGGCGCTGCTGCGCCGCACCTGGGAGCCCACGCTCAGCGTGACCGGCGCCGAGGGCCTGCCCACGCTGCGCAACGCCGGCAACGTGCTGCGCCCCTACACCGCCTTCAAGCTCAGCCTGCGCCTGCCGCCGCTGGTGGACGCCGCCGCCTGCGTGCAGGAGATGAAGGCGCTGCTCGAAGACAACGCGCCCTACCAGGCCAAGGTCACCTGGGAGATGGAGGGCGCCGCCAACGGCTGGAACGCGCCGGACACCGCGCCCTGGTTCGCCCAGGCGCTCGATGCCGCCAGCCTGGCGCACTTCGGCACGGGCGTGGGCTACATCGGCCAGGGCGGCACCATTCCGCTCATGAACATGCTCAGCCAGGGTTTTCCGCGTGCGCAGATGATGGTCTGCGGCGTGCTCGGCCCCAAGAGCAACGCCCACGGGCCGAACGAGTTCCTGCACGTGCCCTACGCCAAGAAGCTCACCGCCGCCGTGGCCCAGGTCATCGCCAGCATGCCTGCATGA
- a CDS encoding chemotaxis protein produces the protein MRFTARLALFTALPALLFVFALGASLWGLARTQSGFNRYIGNEQAIANGLVELYAQGLQSGQALRNILLDPSNARAFDNYAAAAKAFDQAYAATQQNARGTPFEAGLAQIGAARSAQVTVQDQVHALARTDNAAAAALLNAKETPAWRVLRTALVQQVEDARKAAAAAHDATQTQAQRIQWTVGGLALLAMAVAGGLGWAMARTLQRELGGDPAEAREALRRVAEGDLGQHDEARRQGIPVGLMAELARMQDSLRRLVAQVRDASLSITHASSEIAQGNQDLSARTESQASALEQTAASMEELGATVRQNADNARQANQLALNASTVAAQGGDVVAQVVDTMHGIDDSARQIADIIGVIDGIAFQTNILALNAAVEAARAGEQGRGFAVVAGEVRALAQRSADAAKQIKGLISTSVDRVQQGSQLVDQAGATMQEVVAAIRRVTDIMGEISAASSEQAGGVAQVAEAVTQMDHATQQNAALVEQSAAAAASLNQQAQELQRAVEAFHLDAGGAAYRPALA, from the coding sequence ATGCGTTTCACGGCCCGACTCGCGCTGTTCACGGCGCTTCCCGCCCTGCTGTTCGTATTTGCCCTGGGGGCCAGCCTGTGGGGCCTGGCGCGCACGCAGAGCGGCTTCAACCGCTACATCGGCAACGAGCAGGCCATCGCCAACGGCCTGGTGGAGCTGTACGCCCAGGGCCTGCAAAGCGGCCAGGCACTGCGCAATATCCTGCTTGACCCCAGCAACGCACGCGCCTTCGACAACTACGCCGCAGCCGCCAAGGCGTTCGACCAGGCCTATGCCGCCACCCAGCAAAACGCGCGCGGCACGCCGTTCGAGGCGGGCCTGGCGCAGATCGGCGCGGCACGCAGCGCCCAGGTCACCGTGCAAGACCAGGTGCACGCCCTGGCGCGCACCGACAACGCCGCCGCCGCCGCGCTGCTGAACGCCAAGGAAACCCCCGCCTGGCGCGTGCTGCGCACGGCGCTGGTCCAGCAGGTCGAGGACGCGCGCAAGGCCGCCGCCGCCGCGCACGACGCCACCCAGACGCAGGCCCAGCGCATCCAGTGGACGGTCGGCGGGCTGGCGCTGCTGGCGATGGCCGTGGCGGGGGGGCTGGGCTGGGCGATGGCGCGCACCCTGCAGCGCGAGCTGGGCGGCGACCCCGCCGAGGCGCGCGAAGCGCTGCGCCGCGTGGCCGAGGGCGACCTGGGCCAGCATGACGAAGCCCGCCGCCAGGGTATCCCCGTCGGGCTGATGGCCGAGCTGGCACGCATGCAGGACAGCCTGCGCCGCCTCGTGGCGCAGGTGCGCGACGCCTCGCTCAGCATCACGCATGCCTCCAGCGAAATCGCCCAAGGCAACCAGGATCTGTCGGCACGCACCGAGAGCCAGGCCAGCGCGCTGGAACAGACCGCCGCCTCCATGGAGGAACTGGGCGCCACCGTGCGCCAGAACGCCGACAACGCGCGCCAGGCCAACCAGCTGGCCCTGAACGCTTCCACCGTGGCGGCCCAGGGCGGCGACGTGGTGGCCCAGGTGGTGGACACCATGCACGGCATCGACGACAGCGCGCGCCAGATCGCCGACATCATCGGCGTCATCGACGGCATCGCCTTCCAGACCAACATCCTGGCGCTCAATGCCGCCGTCGAGGCCGCGCGCGCCGGCGAGCAGGGCCGGGGCTTCGCCGTGGTGGCGGGCGAGGTGCGCGCGCTGGCGCAGCGCAGCGCCGATGCCGCCAAGCAGATCAAGGGCCTGATCTCGACCAGCGTGGATCGCGTGCAGCAAGGCTCGCAGTTGGTAGACCAGGCCGGCGCCACCATGCAGGAGGTGGTGGCCGCCATCCGCCGCGTCACCGACATCATGGGCGAGATCAGCGCCGCCAGCAGCGAGCAGGCCGGCGGCGTGGCCCAGGTGGCCGAGGCCGTGACCCAGATGGACCACGCCACGCAGCAGAACGCCGCGCTGGTGGAGCAAAGCGCAGCGGCCGCGGCCAGCCTGAACCAGCAGGCGCAGGAACTGCAGCGCGCGGTGGAAGCCTTCCACCTCGACGCGGGCGGGGCCGCATACCGGCCCGCGCTGGCCTGA